From Marinitoga sp. 38H-ov:
TATTACCATATTCTTTTTGAACCATCAAGGTAGCTAATTGAAAATCCGGTGTTTCCATAAATATTTTTTCTAAAATTGGAGATGTAATATAATATGGAATATTTGCAACATATTTTGGGTTATTAAAATTAGACAAATCAGCTTTTAAAAAATCAATAAATTGAATGTGCACATTATTAAAATTTTTAAATCTTTCTTCTAGAAGAGGTTTTAATCTTTCATCTATTTCAAAAGCAAAAATATTTGCTCCAGATTGAGCCAAAGCTTCGGTTAATGTACCAGCTCCAGGTCCTATTTCAATAACAATATCATCTTTAGAAATATCAGATTTTTGTACGATTTTTTTAGCGTATTCTTGTGTTGAAAGAAAGTTTTGACCAAGACTTTTTTTTAAAAATATATTATATTTTTTTAGCCATTCACTAGTTTTCATATGATTCTCCCTTCAGTTGACAAACTTCAAAAAATATAGTATAATAACGATAAATTTAAATAAATGCCAATAAAACAGAATAATAACCACATATAGGAAAATTAAGTAATTCCCCCTGTTTAACATTTAGCAGCCAAAAAGGCTGCTTTTTTTATATATTTTTTAGATATGGATAAATAAATATATTCCAGATGTTTCTAATTATAATTAGAAGAGGTATAGTAATCAAAACACCTACGACACCAAATACCTGTCCAAAAATTAATAAAGATATTAGAACTAAAAACCAATTTAAATTTACTTTTCCACCAGAAATTCTTGGAGATAATATCCAAGTTTCTATTTGATTAGCTATAACTAGTATAACAATAGCTTTAATTATTCCAGATAATCCAAAATTAGTAAAACCTAATAGAGTCAAAGGTAAAGCTGTAATAACAACACCTAAATAAGGGATGAAATCTGTTATTCCTGCTAAAATTCCAAGGAAGACTGCATAAGGGAACCCTAATATTAAAGATAAAAACCAAGTTATCAAACCAACAAAAAATGCAGTTATAATTTGCCCTGAAACAAACTTTCTTAAATCTATATATGTTGTTAATAGAAATCTTTTTGTTTTCTTTATTTCTGAGTTTGGAAAAAATTTATCGATTGAATTAAACAAATTTTTACTTGCTATAGCTATATATGCAGATGCAACTATAAGTAGTAATCCTACAGTAATAAAATTAGAAATATTCGATGCAATATACGTTGCTATTTGAACTATTATATCATTTAAATAGTTATTTGTAGTATCTAAAAAAGTATTAACTACTTCACCGGCCTTACCAGGTATTACATTTAAATCAATTTTTGTTACTGTATCAAAAGCTTTTTTCCCTTCTTCTATAGTAATTGGTATTATGCTATATAGCACATATACCAATGTTCCATAAAATATTAAAGAAGATAAGGGAGCAGAGATTTTTCTAGAAATCTTTAATTTCTCTAAGTAACTAGCTATTACATCAATTAAAATTGTAAAAAATAGAGCGACAATTAAACTTCCTATAATAGTAGGGAATGTTTTTAATAATACTAAGAAAAAAATTAGATAAGAAATAATAAACCAGAAAGTTTTTGGCATATAATCACCCTAATCATTATTTAATTTTATTAAATTATTATATTTTATATTTATATCATCATTTGAAATAATAAAATCATATTCATAATTTAAATCTTCTTTTAATGCAGTAGATGTTTTATTTCTCTTATAGTACCACCAAAATATATAAGGGTCTATAGCTAAAATATCAGCTTTATTATATATATTACTATTTTTTATTATCAAATTATTAATTAAAATAGAATTAGAGTCAATATTTTCTAATTTATATTCCTTTTTTTCTATTAATTCTATGGCTAAATTTTGATTGTTTAAAAATCTTTGAAGTATAAAAAGAGCACTATTTTGATCTTTAGCTTTTTTAGCCTTTTTAGAATTTAAAAAACTCTTTGTCAATGAATAACTTTGTTGTGTAGTTAATCTTTCGTCAATAAGAAAAACTTTTGAATTAAATATTTTTTTTAAATTAATAGAAAATTCAATGGTTTCGTATGTCTGTTTTGAATATCTTCCAGACATTGATATAGGGAGACCTACTACAAAAATATCTTCATCTTTATATATATTTTTCAAATAGTTTATAATCTTATCAGTTCTTACTGTATCTTTTACAGTAGCAACTTTTATTATTGAGTTACTTGTAGCAATGCCGGTTTTACTTAAACCATAATCTAGACCAATGTAATTCAAAATTTCAACATCTCCTCAATAATATCAGTCTTAGTTTTTTTTGTTTCATAGTCAATATTCATATCTTTTAATATAGATTCAACATCTTTTATATCTTCTTCCGACACAGCGATTATAGGGAATCCACCTAGAGGAAAGAAT
This genomic window contains:
- the rsmA gene encoding 16S rRNA (adenine(1518)-N(6)/adenine(1519)-N(6))-dimethyltransferase RsmA translates to MKTSEWLKKYNIFLKKSLGQNFLSTQEYAKKIVQKSDISKDDIVIEIGPGAGTLTEALAQSGANIFAFEIDERLKPLLEERFKNFNNVHIQFIDFLKADLSNFNNPKYVANIPYYITSPILEKIFMETPDFQLATLMVQKEYGNRMIATSGKDYSPLSIFVQFFCNVEKIITVPPHAFIPNPKVDSVVIKLTPKENIPDIDKNKFFKFIHIAFSQRRKTIKNNLKGIFGENTDEILKKCSIDPKTRPENLSIDKFIDLFSYWNI
- the ruvX gene encoding Holliday junction resolvase RuvX; its protein translation is MNYIGLDYGLSKTGIATSNSIIKVATVKDTVRTDKIINYLKNIYKDEDIFVVGLPISMSGRYSKQTYETIEFSINLKKIFNSKVFLIDERLTTQQSYSLTKSFLNSKKAKKAKDQNSALFILQRFLNNQNLAIELIEKKEYKLENIDSNSILINNLIIKNSNIYNKADILAIDPYIFWWYYKRNKTSTALKEDLNYEYDFIISNDDINIKYNNLIKLNND
- a CDS encoding AI-2E family transporter, translated to MPKTFWFIISYLIFFLVLLKTFPTIIGSLIVALFFTILIDVIASYLEKLKISRKISAPLSSLIFYGTLVYVLYSIIPITIEEGKKAFDTVTKIDLNVIPGKAGEVVNTFLDTTNNYLNDIIVQIATYIASNISNFITVGLLLIVASAYIAIASKNLFNSIDKFFPNSEIKKTKRFLLTTYIDLRKFVSGQIITAFFVGLITWFLSLILGFPYAVFLGILAGITDFIPYLGVVITALPLTLLGFTNFGLSGIIKAIVILVIANQIETWILSPRISGGKVNLNWFLVLISLLIFGQVFGVVGVLITIPLLIIIRNIWNIFIYPYLKNI